One Plantibacter sp. Leaf314 DNA segment encodes these proteins:
- a CDS encoding GntR family transcriptional regulator, with protein MVDAVFPLGASSSLERRGLRDRVYELVLDMLLSSGIEPGARLSIDAIARDLDVSPTPVREALVQLERTGLVTRVTHKGYRVAPPLADDQLEALFDARIVLESGATALAAAQADELVPALEVALAQHVEMTARVRASASTGDIPVALLREYFAVDWNFHHLIFEGTRNPFLLDMSEGISTRVHRMRQTVETGVTDADQAVVEHRAILEAFAEGPEAAAAAMRSHIELVRMRARSDAEH; from the coding sequence GTGGTTGATGCCGTCTTCCCGCTCGGCGCCTCCTCCTCGCTCGAACGCCGCGGGCTCCGCGACCGGGTCTACGAGCTGGTGCTCGACATGCTCCTCAGTTCGGGCATCGAGCCCGGCGCCCGGCTGTCGATCGACGCCATCGCCCGCGACCTCGACGTCTCCCCGACGCCCGTCCGCGAAGCGCTCGTCCAGCTGGAGCGCACCGGCCTCGTGACCCGCGTCACGCACAAGGGCTATCGCGTCGCGCCGCCGCTCGCCGACGATCAGCTCGAGGCGCTCTTCGACGCCCGCATCGTGCTCGAGAGCGGCGCGACCGCCCTCGCCGCAGCCCAGGCCGACGAGCTCGTCCCGGCCCTCGAGGTCGCCCTCGCCCAGCACGTCGAGATGACCGCCAGGGTGCGGGCGTCGGCGTCGACCGGCGACATCCCCGTCGCGCTCCTGCGGGAGTACTTCGCGGTCGACTGGAACTTCCACCACCTCATCTTCGAGGGCACCCGCAACCCGTTCCTCCTCGACATGTCCGAGGGCATCTCGACCCGCGTGCACCGCATGCGCCAGACGGTGGAGACGGGCGTCACCGACGCCGACCAGGCCGTGGTCGAGCACCGGGCGATCCTCGAGGCCTTCGCCGAGGGGCCGGAGGCCGCCGCGGCCGCCATGCGCTCCCACATCGAGCTCGTCCGCATGCGCGCCCGGAGCGACGCCGAGCACTGA
- a CDS encoding dihydroxyacetone kinase family protein produces the protein MTRLWNRPADFADEMVDGFVRANGRWVRKVSGGVSRSTRSAEPEVALVIGGGSGHYPAFAGLVGPGLAHGAAMGNLFASPSAHQVESVIRASEQGEGVLLSYGNYAGDVLHFTAAQDAVRADGIDCRTVTVTDDIFSAPATELQKRRGIAGDLTVFKVAGGAASSGYRIDDVERVAILTNARTRSMGVAFSGCTLPGADEPLFSVPEGRMAVGLGIHGEPGIDETDIPSADGLAELFVRHLLDGAEIPEGVTVDGARVVPILNGLGSVKSEELFVVYDRVATLLEDAGVTLVDPQVGEFCTSFDMAGVSLTLLWVDEELERLWGAPADTPAYRTGAVDTGALETVTAEDTETAEFVVPEASAESQESAAVVATAITAIHELIAEHADELGRLDAIVGDGDHGIGMDRGATAAAEEAERLRAAGAGVATVLDRAGDAWSDRAGGTSGALWGVMLRTLGERLGDTERPTATAVSEGVTAAKDAVMRYGKASVGDKTLVDALVPFADTLAARVGDGDDLPTAWTAAAAVATTAAHDTAGLMPGMGRARSHGSKAVGVEDPGAVSLALIVERVGALLSDR, from the coding sequence ATGACCAGGCTCTGGAACCGGCCGGCGGACTTCGCCGATGAGATGGTGGACGGCTTCGTCCGAGCCAACGGTCGTTGGGTGCGCAAGGTCTCCGGTGGCGTCTCCCGGTCCACGCGGTCCGCCGAACCGGAGGTCGCGCTCGTCATCGGCGGCGGGTCGGGGCACTACCCCGCGTTCGCCGGCTTGGTCGGCCCCGGCCTCGCCCACGGTGCGGCGATGGGCAACCTGTTCGCCTCCCCCTCGGCCCACCAGGTCGAGAGCGTCATCCGCGCGAGCGAACAGGGCGAAGGCGTTCTCCTCAGCTACGGCAACTACGCGGGGGACGTGCTGCACTTCACCGCCGCCCAGGACGCCGTGCGCGCCGACGGCATCGACTGCCGCACGGTCACCGTGACCGACGACATCTTCAGCGCCCCGGCGACGGAACTCCAGAAGCGCCGCGGGATCGCGGGCGACCTGACCGTCTTCAAGGTGGCGGGCGGAGCAGCCTCCAGCGGCTACCGCATCGACGACGTCGAGCGCGTCGCGATCCTCACGAACGCCCGCACCCGCTCGATGGGCGTCGCGTTCTCCGGATGCACCCTGCCGGGTGCCGACGAGCCCCTGTTCTCCGTCCCGGAAGGGCGGATGGCCGTGGGGCTCGGCATCCACGGCGAACCCGGCATCGACGAGACCGACATCCCGTCCGCCGACGGCCTCGCCGAGCTGTTCGTGCGGCACCTGCTCGACGGCGCCGAGATCCCCGAGGGCGTCACGGTGGACGGTGCGCGCGTCGTCCCCATCCTCAACGGCCTCGGCTCGGTGAAGTCCGAGGAGCTCTTCGTCGTCTACGACCGCGTCGCGACCCTCCTCGAGGACGCGGGCGTCACCCTCGTGGACCCGCAGGTCGGCGAATTCTGCACGAGCTTCGACATGGCCGGCGTCTCCCTGACCCTGCTGTGGGTCGACGAGGAGCTCGAACGGCTGTGGGGTGCGCCCGCCGACACCCCGGCCTACCGCACCGGCGCGGTGGACACCGGCGCCCTCGAGACCGTGACTGCCGAGGACACCGAGACCGCCGAGTTCGTCGTTCCGGAGGCGTCCGCCGAGTCACAGGAGTCCGCGGCCGTCGTCGCCACGGCCATCACGGCCATCCACGAACTGATCGCGGAGCACGCCGACGAACTCGGCCGCCTCGACGCCATCGTCGGCGACGGCGACCACGGCATCGGGATGGACCGCGGGGCGACCGCAGCCGCCGAGGAGGCCGAACGTCTGCGAGCGGCCGGCGCCGGCGTCGCGACCGTGCTCGACCGAGCGGGCGACGCCTGGTCCGACCGGGCCGGCGGCACGTCCGGAGCCCTCTGGGGCGTCATGCTGCGCACCCTCGGCGAGCGCCTCGGCGACACCGAACGCCCGACGGCCACCGCGGTCAGCGAGGGCGTCACCGCCGCGAAGGACGCCGTCATGCGCTACGGCAAGGCCTCCGTCGGCGACAAGACCCTCGTGGACGCCCTCGTCCCGTTCGCCGACACCCTGGCAGCACGCGTCGGCGACGGCGACGACCTCCCCACCGCTTGGACCGCGGCGGCCGCCGTGGCGACCACGGCCGCCCACGACACGGCCGGACTCATGCCCGGCATGGGTCGCGCCCGATCGCACGGCTCGAAGGCCGTCGGCGTCGAGGACCCCGGAGCCGTCTCCCTCGCCCTCATCGTCGAACGCGTCGGCGCCTTGCTGTCCGACCGCTGA
- a CDS encoding cell wall metabolism sensor histidine kinase WalK — MSTGAVPTAGVPTSPPKQRHPWTLQRRLVTGIAAVIAAVLAVSGVLTIVTVEASVTTVVDTQLTGSMEAFEHSVVKFHDQQSRDGAVADPDATRGEPGYVKPFVDYVGHGPGTLIALITDGQVVDSARFTQSNAKALDVRTQALIEEAAAAGGTERQNIGLGSLGGYRLEFLDHGDGETLVAGVSLATPRAAVQQEAIVIAILAVLALAVTIVGAIIVVRLALRPLSRVAAAAAEVSTLQLERGDTGIDVRVDQADTDPRTEIGKVGEALNGLIDHVDRALAVRAATDKRMRRFVTDASHELRTPLAAIQGYAELTRQDSENLPPMTEHALARIESEATRMSSLVSELLLLARLDEGQDLHLDDVDLSDLVAAAVSDAAVSAPGHHWSVDVPERAIIVRGDRERLHQLVVNLLSNAAVHTPAGTSVVTRIAAPKNADEPQRAALTIADDGPGIDEAFLPELFDRFARADSSRSRAAGSTGLGLAIALSIAEGHEGAIEVASSPAGTTFTVTLPWSGPSDEHPAVRSSAGGAAAVHPDEVPSARS, encoded by the coding sequence ATGAGCACCGGAGCGGTCCCGACCGCGGGCGTCCCGACGTCCCCACCGAAGCAGCGGCACCCGTGGACCCTGCAGCGCCGCCTGGTGACCGGCATCGCCGCCGTCATCGCCGCGGTCCTCGCGGTCTCCGGCGTCCTGACCATCGTCACGGTCGAGGCGTCGGTCACCACGGTCGTCGACACCCAGCTCACCGGTTCGATGGAGGCCTTCGAGCACTCCGTCGTGAAGTTCCACGACCAGCAGTCCCGCGACGGGGCCGTCGCCGACCCGGATGCGACGCGGGGCGAGCCCGGCTACGTCAAGCCGTTCGTCGACTACGTCGGCCACGGGCCGGGGACCCTCATCGCCCTCATCACCGATGGCCAGGTGGTCGACTCGGCACGGTTCACCCAGTCCAACGCGAAGGCGCTCGACGTCCGCACGCAGGCGCTCATCGAGGAGGCCGCAGCCGCCGGTGGCACCGAACGGCAGAACATCGGCCTCGGGTCGCTCGGCGGGTACCGGCTCGAGTTCCTCGACCACGGCGACGGCGAGACGCTCGTCGCCGGGGTCTCCCTCGCCACCCCTCGCGCGGCCGTGCAGCAGGAGGCGATCGTCATCGCGATCCTCGCCGTCCTCGCCCTCGCCGTCACGATCGTCGGGGCGATCATCGTGGTCCGGCTCGCGCTCCGCCCGCTCTCGCGGGTGGCCGCCGCCGCAGCCGAGGTCTCGACGCTGCAACTCGAGCGAGGCGACACGGGGATCGACGTGCGCGTGGATCAGGCCGACACCGACCCGCGGACGGAGATCGGCAAGGTCGGCGAGGCGCTCAACGGCCTCATCGACCACGTCGACCGGGCGCTCGCCGTGCGCGCGGCCACCGACAAGCGCATGCGGCGCTTCGTGACCGACGCGAGCCACGAGCTGCGGACGCCGCTGGCCGCGATCCAGGGCTATGCGGAGCTCACCCGCCAGGACAGCGAGAACCTCCCGCCGATGACGGAGCACGCCCTCGCCCGTATCGAGTCGGAGGCGACGCGCATGAGTTCGCTCGTGAGCGAGCTGCTCCTCCTCGCTCGACTCGACGAGGGCCAGGACCTCCACCTGGACGACGTGGACCTGAGCGACCTCGTCGCCGCCGCGGTGAGCGATGCGGCGGTCTCGGCTCCCGGGCACCACTGGTCGGTCGACGTGCCGGAGCGCGCGATCATCGTCCGGGGCGACCGCGAGCGGCTGCACCAGCTCGTCGTGAACCTGCTGTCGAACGCCGCGGTGCACACCCCGGCCGGCACCTCGGTGGTGACGCGCATCGCCGCGCCGAAGAACGCCGACGAGCCGCAGCGCGCGGCCCTCACGATCGCGGACGACGGCCCCGGCATCGACGAGGCGTTCCTCCCTGAGCTGTTCGACCGCTTCGCGAGGGCCGATTCGTCCCGGTCTCGGGCCGCGGGAAGCACGGGACTCGGTCTCGCGATCGCCCTGTCGATCGCCGAAGGGCACGAGGGCGCGATCGAGGTCGCTTCCTCGCCCGCCGGCACGACGTTCACGGTGACGTTGCCGTGGTCGGGGCCGTCCGACGAGCACCCGGCCGTCCGGTCGTCGGCCGGTGGCGCGGCCGCGGTGCACCCGGACGAGGTCCCCTCGGCCCGGTCCTGA
- a CDS encoding SdrD B-like domain-containing protein gives MTDQVTGGLDGVGVRLIDRDGRVVASTTTADGGAYAFQGYFATDGYTVQLVPPAGKIAVEATRVGADLTDTDAIADFVVRDIVPVAVSGTALDADGVPIVGATVTIDGVGSVTTDTDGDYLFDTVPVGDHTLVITPPAGYAVQIAPSPFSVPAGSETPITAQDFVLVANPRLGGVISSGGVGVAGVTVSAEGPSGVERAVTAADGSYSFPLLPAGSYTVSIVAPEGYVVSGTATRSEELADTDLDAVDFELARLGTVIGDVLTDTGTPISGATVTVETPTGPVVLTTSGEGSYGLADLPPGDYPVTLTVPAGYSVPDGGVTTAVAVVGSDGSVQTVPSFVLVADAVLGGLTGTVETDAGAPLADVDVTVDTPAGEVVVTTDAEGAYLLDDLAAGSYEVTVTVPSGYTAEGATSAVAIVAADGSVVSVPAFVLVPDAVTPVPSASPSDPAVPGTSGRLPSTGADTMPWIVAAGVLFVLGAAGVVTAAVLRRRRAERDTPSDV, from the coding sequence GTGACCGACCAGGTCACCGGTGGTCTGGACGGCGTCGGCGTGCGGCTCATCGACCGCGACGGCCGGGTGGTCGCCTCGACGACCACTGCCGATGGAGGCGCCTACGCCTTCCAGGGCTACTTCGCGACCGACGGCTACACCGTGCAGCTCGTCCCGCCGGCCGGCAAGATCGCCGTCGAGGCGACGCGGGTCGGCGCCGACCTCACTGACACCGACGCGATCGCGGACTTCGTCGTCCGCGACATCGTGCCCGTCGCGGTCTCCGGCACCGCCCTCGACGCCGATGGTGTCCCCATCGTCGGGGCCACCGTCACGATCGACGGCGTGGGGAGCGTGACCACCGACACCGACGGGGACTATCTCTTCGACACCGTGCCGGTCGGCGACCACACGCTCGTCATCACGCCACCGGCGGGGTACGCCGTGCAGATCGCGCCGTCCCCGTTCTCCGTCCCGGCCGGGAGCGAGACGCCCATCACGGCACAGGACTTCGTGCTCGTCGCGAACCCGCGCCTCGGCGGCGTGATCAGTTCCGGCGGGGTCGGCGTGGCCGGGGTCACCGTGAGCGCCGAGGGTCCGAGCGGCGTCGAACGCGCCGTCACGGCCGCCGACGGCTCGTACAGCTTCCCGCTCCTGCCGGCGGGGTCGTACACCGTCTCGATCGTCGCGCCCGAGGGCTACGTCGTCTCCGGAACGGCGACGCGCTCCGAGGAGCTCGCCGACACGGATCTGGACGCGGTCGACTTCGAGCTCGCCCGGCTCGGCACCGTCATCGGTGATGTCCTGACGGACACGGGTACGCCCATCTCCGGAGCCACCGTGACGGTCGAGACGCCGACGGGCCCGGTGGTGTTGACGACGTCCGGTGAGGGCTCCTACGGGCTCGCCGACCTGCCACCCGGCGACTACCCGGTGACGCTGACCGTGCCGGCAGGGTATTCCGTCCCCGATGGCGGGGTGACGACCGCGGTCGCGGTCGTCGGCTCGGACGGTTCGGTGCAGACGGTGCCGAGCTTCGTGCTCGTCGCGGACGCGGTGCTCGGTGGGCTGACCGGAACCGTCGAGACGGATGCCGGTGCCCCGCTCGCGGACGTCGACGTGACGGTCGACACCCCGGCCGGCGAGGTCGTCGTCACGACGGACGCCGAGGGCGCCTATCTCCTCGACGATCTCGCCGCGGGTTCGTACGAGGTCACGGTGACGGTGCCGTCGGGCTACACCGCCGAGGGTGCCACCTCGGCCGTCGCGATCGTCGCGGCCGACGGATCGGTGGTCTCCGTGCCCGCGTTCGTCCTGGTCCCGGATGCCGTCACGCCCGTGCCCTCGGCGAGCCCGAGCGACCCCGCCGTGCCGGGCACCTCGGGCCGCCTGCCCTCGACCGGCGCGGACACGATGCCGTGGATCGTCGCGGCCGGAGTGCTCTTCGTGCTCGGAGCCGCCGGCGTCGTGACGGCCGCGGTCCTCCGACGTCGACGTGCCGAGCGGGACACCCCGTCCGACGTTTGA
- a CDS encoding DMT family transporter yields the protein MTRSATSAGQSAPAPAAQRLPVAAAILAAVCFGTTGTVHALLPIEVGSVAFGAARIVFGGVLLVVVWAVVARRATVTRSDSPSAARPRVTTLARPALIAAIVLGTVGVAAYQPFFFLGAERNGVAIGTLTALGSAPAITGLLEWAIQRRRPSARWFLATVVAAAGVAVLSGLTGGVGEVTVDGLLASVGAGASYALYTLCSKALIDHGWSPLGTMAALFGSAAVVSLPVLLATEIAWIATVPGALAVAWLALVNTLAGYLLFGYALGGLPASRVATLTLFEPMTATLLGILLLGESFGPTTVVGAALLLAGLAILVTPARRSRRAGIR from the coding sequence ATGACCCGATCAGCCACCTCGGCCGGCCAGAGCGCTCCAGCCCCGGCGGCGCAGCGCCTCCCGGTCGCGGCCGCGATCCTCGCCGCCGTGTGCTTCGGCACGACGGGGACGGTGCACGCCCTCCTCCCCATCGAGGTCGGCTCGGTCGCCTTCGGCGCCGCGCGGATCGTGTTCGGTGGCGTCCTCCTCGTCGTGGTGTGGGCCGTCGTGGCGAGGCGAGCGACGGTGACCCGCTCCGACTCCCCCTCCGCGGCTCGTCCGCGGGTCACGACGCTCGCGCGGCCGGCGCTCATCGCGGCGATCGTCCTCGGAACCGTCGGTGTCGCGGCCTACCAACCCTTCTTCTTCCTCGGTGCGGAGCGCAACGGCGTCGCGATCGGCACCCTCACCGCGCTCGGCTCGGCACCCGCCATCACCGGGCTCCTCGAATGGGCGATCCAGCGACGTCGCCCGAGCGCCCGCTGGTTCCTCGCGACCGTGGTCGCGGCCGCCGGCGTCGCCGTCCTGTCCGGCCTGACCGGCGGGGTCGGGGAGGTCACCGTGGACGGGCTGCTCGCCTCGGTGGGTGCTGGCGCCTCCTACGCCCTCTACACGCTCTGCAGCAAAGCGCTCATCGACCACGGCTGGAGCCCGCTCGGCACCATGGCGGCGCTCTTCGGCTCGGCCGCGGTCGTCTCCCTGCCCGTGCTCCTCGCCACCGAGATCGCCTGGATCGCCACCGTCCCCGGAGCGCTCGCGGTCGCGTGGCTCGCGCTCGTGAACACGCTCGCCGGGTACCTGCTCTTCGGCTACGCGCTCGGCGGACTGCCCGCATCACGGGTCGCGACGCTGACCCTCTTCGAACCGATGACGGCCACGCTGCTGGGCATCCTGCTGCTCGGCGAATCGTTCGGACCGACCACCGTCGTCGGCGCCGCGCTCCTGCTCGCCGGGCTGGCGATCCTCGTGACGCCGGCGCGCCGGAGCCGTCGCGCGGGCATCCGATGA
- a CDS encoding GNAT family N-acetyltransferase — MTRAEPLGTPYTSRHRRRPGDAPGATQGLRVTLGEVVRALRPLIPAGVSRPRLFRGPRIETPVDAHPIRTDRLVLRRHRLEDAEAWYRIQSSPEVVEHLPWPVRDRQASLEHLRHRMGHRRLWQSGDFLALAVERDGELVGDVSLHLRDVRPTERSVEIGWVLDPAAGGQGFASEASAAMLDLAFTEVGATTVTAVIEPGNTRSIALAERLGFLREDAPRRSSSITFAITRSLLDARRAERAAAGMPQGDTAARRP, encoded by the coding sequence ATGACCCGAGCAGAGCCCCTGGGCACGCCGTACACCTCCCGCCATCGCCGGCGGCCGGGTGACGCGCCCGGAGCGACGCAGGGTCTGCGGGTCACCCTCGGCGAGGTCGTCCGAGCACTCCGTCCGCTGATCCCGGCAGGGGTCTCGCGCCCTCGCCTCTTCCGCGGGCCGCGGATCGAGACGCCGGTCGACGCGCACCCGATCCGCACCGACCGCCTCGTCCTGCGGCGTCACCGCCTCGAGGACGCCGAGGCCTGGTACCGCATCCAGTCCTCCCCCGAGGTCGTCGAGCACCTGCCGTGGCCGGTCCGCGACCGCCAGGCGTCCCTGGAGCACCTGCGCCATCGGATGGGACACCGCCGCCTGTGGCAGTCCGGCGACTTCCTCGCGCTGGCCGTGGAACGGGACGGGGAGCTCGTCGGCGACGTCTCCCTGCACCTCCGCGACGTGCGGCCGACCGAACGCTCGGTGGAGATCGGCTGGGTGCTCGACCCGGCTGCCGGCGGCCAGGGGTTCGCGAGCGAGGCCTCGGCCGCGATGCTCGACCTGGCGTTCACCGAGGTGGGGGCGACGACGGTGACAGCCGTCATCGAACCCGGGAACACCCGGTCCATCGCCCTCGCGGAGCGTCTCGGCTTCCTCCGGGAGGACGCACCCCGCCGCTCGTCGAGCATCACCTTCGCGATCACGCGGTCCCTGCTCGACGCTCGACGCGCCGAACGCGCTGCCGCCGGCATGCCGCAGGGCGACACCGCAGCACGTCGCCCCTGA
- a CDS encoding triose-phosphate isomerase family protein has protein sequence MTHHPRPILVGVSLKMYFGHVQTLDWCSAVAGVTAEHHALRSGAAELFVIPGYLSVTGAVERLRGVASVGGQDLATEDSGAFTGEVSGAALREVGCEVVEVGHAERRRLFGETPDIVRAKTTAALRNGLAPVLCIGEAAQGDPEDAAASCIEQLDDALAGPLAAGIVGRVIVAYEPHWAIGAAEPAAPEHIRTVCARLRGHLDALAEQGSVGTSSAVIYGGSAGPGLLTIIGDAVDGLFLGRFAHEPAALALVLDEAASLRSADADLPR, from the coding sequence ATGACCCATCACCCCCGCCCGATCCTCGTCGGCGTGAGTCTGAAGATGTACTTCGGCCACGTGCAGACGCTCGACTGGTGCTCGGCCGTCGCGGGGGTCACGGCCGAGCACCACGCTCTCCGGAGCGGCGCCGCCGAGCTGTTCGTCATCCCCGGGTACCTGTCGGTGACCGGGGCGGTCGAACGGCTCCGCGGCGTCGCCTCCGTTGGCGGTCAGGACCTCGCGACCGAGGACAGCGGTGCGTTCACGGGTGAGGTCAGCGGCGCAGCACTCCGCGAGGTCGGCTGCGAAGTCGTCGAGGTCGGGCACGCCGAGCGCCGTCGACTGTTCGGCGAGACACCCGACATCGTCCGCGCGAAGACCACCGCCGCCCTCCGCAACGGACTCGCTCCCGTGCTCTGCATCGGCGAGGCCGCGCAGGGCGACCCCGAGGACGCGGCCGCCTCCTGCATCGAGCAACTCGACGACGCCCTGGCCGGACCACTGGCCGCGGGGATCGTCGGCCGGGTCATCGTCGCCTACGAGCCGCACTGGGCCATCGGTGCCGCCGAGCCCGCCGCTCCCGAGCACATCAGGACGGTGTGCGCGCGGCTCCGCGGCCATCTCGACGCGCTCGCCGAGCAGGGTTCGGTCGGCACCTCCTCGGCCGTCATCTACGGCGGCAGCGCCGGCCCCGGCCTGTTGACCATCATCGGCGACGCCGTCGACGGCCTCTTCCTCGGGCGGTTCGCCCACGAGCCGGCTGCGCTCGCGCTCGTCCTCGATGAAGCCGCCTCCCTGCGGAGCGCGGACGCCGACCTGCCGCGATGA
- a CDS encoding ribose-5-phosphate isomerase — MTRTWRIVIGSDDAGYDYKEILKRDLEASDLVASVVDVGVDADGHTNYPTVAVTAAEIVARGEADRALLICGTGLGVAIAANKVQGIRAVTAHDGFSVERAVLSNDAQVLCMGQRVVGIELARRNVREWLTYEFDTTSASNDKVQEISAYEAS; from the coding sequence ATGACCCGCACCTGGCGAATCGTCATCGGCTCCGATGACGCCGGTTACGACTACAAGGAGATCCTCAAGCGTGACCTCGAGGCGAGCGACCTGGTCGCCTCGGTGGTCGACGTCGGGGTCGACGCCGACGGCCACACCAACTACCCGACCGTCGCGGTGACGGCCGCGGAGATCGTCGCCCGCGGCGAAGCCGACCGGGCCCTGCTCATCTGCGGCACGGGCCTCGGCGTCGCGATCGCGGCCAACAAGGTCCAGGGCATCCGGGCCGTCACCGCCCACGACGGCTTCTCCGTCGAACGCGCCGTCCTCTCCAACGACGCCCAGGTGCTCTGCATGGGCCAGCGGGTCGTCGGCATCGAGCTGGCCCGCCGCAACGTCCGCGAATGGCTCACCTACGAGTTCGACACCACCAGCGCGTCGAACGACAAGGTGCAGGAGATCAGCGCGTACGAAGCCTCCTGA
- a CDS encoding response regulator transcription factor: MPSDLPTQVVDSGRRRAVLAKLPRMYRADGSPIRVLLVDDEAVLTDLVSLALGYEGWVVDVATNGREAVQRYRAERPDVVVLDIMLPDMDGLSVLRQLRSFSQGEPESGTPTLFLTARDSVDDRIMGLTAGGDDYMTKPFSLEELVARLRGLLRRTAHVVSDDDSRITIGGLFLDERSYEVSRDGEPVALTTTEFELLRYFMRNPKRVLSRAQILDRVWNYDFAGKASIVDLYVSYLRKKIDADRAPMIHTVRGVGYVLRPVE, encoded by the coding sequence ATGCCCTCCGACCTGCCGACGCAGGTCGTCGACTCGGGGCGCCGCCGGGCGGTCCTCGCCAAGCTTCCGCGGATGTACCGGGCCGACGGCTCGCCGATCCGTGTCCTCCTCGTCGACGACGAGGCGGTCCTCACCGACCTCGTGAGCCTCGCCCTCGGCTACGAGGGGTGGGTCGTGGACGTCGCCACCAACGGGCGCGAGGCCGTGCAGCGGTACCGCGCCGAGCGACCCGACGTCGTCGTCCTCGACATCATGCTGCCCGACATGGACGGCTTGAGCGTCCTCCGCCAGCTCCGCAGCTTCTCGCAGGGCGAGCCGGAGTCGGGCACACCGACCCTGTTCCTCACGGCGCGGGACTCCGTGGACGACCGCATCATGGGACTCACCGCCGGTGGTGACGACTACATGACGAAGCCCTTCTCGCTCGAGGAACTCGTCGCACGCCTCCGCGGCCTGCTCCGCCGGACCGCCCACGTCGTGTCCGACGACGACTCGCGCATCACGATCGGCGGCCTCTTCCTCGACGAGCGCAGCTACGAGGTCAGCCGCGATGGTGAGCCCGTCGCGCTCACCACCACCGAGTTCGAACTCCTGCGCTACTTCATGCGCAACCCGAAGCGCGTGCTGAGTCGCGCACAGATCCTCGACCGGGTGTGGAACTACGACTTCGCCGGCAAGGCCAGCATCGTCGACCTCTACGTCTCCTACCTGCGGAAGAAGATCGACGCCGACCGCGCGCCGATGATCCACACCGTCCGCGGGGTCGGGTACGTGCTGCGGCCCGTCGAATGA
- a CDS encoding GntR family transcriptional regulator, translated as MTAVETVAHALREDILDGRTVAGEPLREAALTTRFGVNRHTVRAALQMLAAERLVTFEAYRGARVRSFSDADVLALMEYRTAIEVEALRLLRTRSAAGPRPHDAIVAANEALRTACTTRPHGQRRIERAHAELHHAIVAAAGSPRLLEAHAGLLAELGLFMVQLRSVLPPEELISQHDRLVDALLGDHAEAELRAHLAHSAEQIVALRHAAG; from the coding sequence ATGACCGCCGTCGAGACCGTCGCGCACGCGCTGCGGGAGGACATCCTGGACGGCCGAACCGTCGCGGGCGAGCCGCTCCGGGAGGCCGCCCTCACCACCCGGTTCGGCGTCAACCGGCACACCGTCCGCGCGGCGCTCCAGATGCTCGCGGCCGAACGCCTCGTGACGTTCGAGGCCTACCGCGGCGCACGAGTGCGGTCGTTCAGCGATGCGGACGTCCTGGCCCTCATGGAGTACCGCACGGCGATCGAGGTCGAGGCGCTCCGGCTGCTCCGGACGCGATCGGCGGCAGGACCGCGACCGCACGATGCGATCGTCGCGGCGAACGAGGCGCTCCGGACGGCCTGCACCACACGACCCCACGGGCAACGCCGCATCGAGCGGGCCCACGCCGAGCTGCATCACGCGATCGTGGCCGCCGCAGGCAGTCCGAGGCTGCTCGAAGCCCACGCCGGGCTGCTCGCCGAGCTCGGGCTGTTCATGGTGCAGCTCCGGAGCGTCCTCCCGCCGGAGGAACTCATCAGCCAGCACGACCGGCTCGTCGACGCACTCCTCGGCGACCACGCCGAGGCGGAACTGCGTGCACACCTCGCGCACTCGGCCGAGCAAATCGTGGCGCTCCGCCACGCCGCCGGCTGA